One window of the Colletotrichum destructivum chromosome 6, complete sequence genome contains the following:
- a CDS encoding Putative stationary phase protein, with product MSAAGGIWAPAALRLLRMGITKTTKVIRTKLANATRPAAQAEFAHIPIRTTGRQPIHPSALLRQKRAGRWYSTQSVHNTVRRWISTSGPGVSGNVGGNARFSRASFPSSNTARRVSQSTGRAPFTSTLRPNLTGGAITRTQGGYTISGGGGVRYFSHTPAAPAQVVHNVSIAMRAFCLSGQKARYDGLNSHGDRCYRAVSELEHTAYVKMMGAISTRGGSGSFVDFSISPTITALSPLGAAAAAGFTSANAEAPVTTLNDDGFLDVLSIDFARAVKDLAVIFADLKKLAALGALPVALEKGSVLRVRFPGVDAETVERLCDDVGVQRGIIDQDADFDCKIGAPLALRFPYAPDEDVKTITSSGGSVRSLSGIDVDLEEAFMDEMEQHSWTSDLEGYESMMPTPKSSEQCSDEYEGLEGIYKFLEECDRNKGRF from the coding sequence ATGTCTGCCGCGGGGGGCATATGGGCACCAGCAGCCCTACGCCTCCTCCGCATGGGCATCACCAAAACCACCAAGGTAATACGAACCAagctcgccaacgccacTCGTCCtgccgcccaggccgagtTCGCACACATCCCAATCCGCACTACAGGTCGGCAGCCCATTCatccctcagctcttcttaGACAGAAGCGCGCGGGACGCTGGTACTCGACTCAAAGCGTTCACAACACCGTCCGCCGATGGATCTCCACCAGCGGCCCCGGAGTCTCCGGTaacgtcggcggcaacgcACGCTTCAGCCGGGCATCCTTTCCAAGCTCCAATACGGCGCGCCGCGTCAGTCAATCTACCGGCCGCGCCCCTTTCACGAGTACCCTCCGACCAAACCTCACGGGGGGCGCCATCACACGCACCCAGGGCGGCTACACAATCAGCGGTGGCGGTGGGGTCCGCTACTTCTCCCATAcacccgccgcgccggcacAGGTGGTTCACAACGTCTCGATCGCGATGCGAGCCTTTTGCCTCTCGGGCCAGAAGGCTCGGTACGATGGCCTAAACTCCCACGGTGACAGGTGCTACCGTGCCGTTTCGGAGCTCGAGCATACCGCGTACGTCAAGATGATGGGCGCCATCTCCACCCGCGGAGGCTCCGGCTCGTTTGTCGACTTCTCTATCAGCCCCACCATCACGGCCCTCAGTCCTttgggcgccgccgccgctgcgggTTTCACCTCCGCCAACGCTGAAGCCCCCGTCACCACTCTCAACGATGACGGtttcctcgacgtcctgTCGATTGACTTTGCGCGCGCAGTCAAGGACCTTGCCGTCATATTCGCCGATCTCAAAAAACTGGCCGCTTTGGGTGCTTTACCCGTTGCCTTGGAGAAGGGAAGTGTGTTGCGAGTGCGATTCCCCGGAGTCGATGCCGAGACCGTTGAACGATTATGCGATGATGTCGGCGTCCAGCGTGGTATTATAGACCAAGATGCCGACTTCGACTGCAAAATTGGTGCGCCATTGGCCCTTCGCTTCCCCTATGCCCCTGATGAAGACGTTAAAACCATCACCTCGTCCGGCGGCTCTGTTCGGTCCCTGTCCGGCATCGATGTCGACTTGGAAGAGGCGTTcatggacgagatggagcAGCACTCTTGGACGTCGGATCTTGAGGGGTATGAAAGTATGATGCCCACCCCAAAGAGTAGTGAGCAATGTTCCGACGAGTATGAAGGCTTGGAGGGCATTTACAAATTTCTCGAGGAGTGCGATCGGAACAAGGGACGATTTTGA
- a CDS encoding Putative phosphatidylinositol-specific phospholipase C, X domain-containing protein, which yields MGACCCSLPFPSPSSPDSSTALLPSAMTNLTIRNLTALPVTLRHVERFEGERKRTGDILGNTFGTINSFINATNFTTRETHAKGDAHQSDDVDVHIEPFTVNATEIGAPDPANHDVVRLQFEIEGHRYEVDAPSPSNRSSVMKKLDDAPLELTTVYVPNGTFLAIMSSANLNAWMHELRDEYPLPLLSIPGTHNSPTCHTALPSVRCQAVGVREQLDNGVRFLDIRVSVATDNDDLALVHSAFPISLTGNKYFADMLADIYAYLDANPSETVLMSVKREGTGKGTDEQLSHYLRERYVGRDAHRWFVEPRIPRLGDCRGRIVLIRRFGLDEPLRGEHDGKGWAIDAQHWPDNCEDGTVGGGLLRVQDFYEIDQSTNIEKKINFSHGQLERAAEQLFHLPDMPDFNADAPPNPFFINFLTASNFFNATCWPERIAAKVNPAVIEYLCMRHGEPGKGPHQLNVGDAATGVIVTDWVGAHGDWDLIRCIVGMNARLQLKH from the coding sequence ATGGGCGCTTGCTGCTGTTcacttcccttcccctccccctcgtctcCCGACTCCTCTACCGCTTTGCTCCCCTCCGCCATGACCAATCTCACAATCCGCAATCTCACGGCGCTACCCGTCACCCTCAGGCATGTCGAGCGCTTCGAGGGCGAGAGGAAACGCACCGGGGACATACTGGGCAACACCTTCGGCACCATCAACTCCTTCATCAACGCGACGAACTTCACCACGAGGGAGACCCATGCAAAGGGAGACGCACACCAGAgtgacgatgtcgatgtaCACATTGAACCGTTTACCGTGAACGCCACGGAAATTGGCGCGCCGGACCCCGCCAACCACGATGTCGTCCGCCTACAGTTTGAGATCGAGGGACACCGGTACGAGGTCGACGCACCGAGTCCCTCCAATCGTTCCTCCGTCATGAAGAAGCTTGACGATGCGCCCCTCGAGCTGACGACCGTCTACGTGCCCAATGGCACATTCCTAGCCATCATGTCCTCAGCGAACCTCAATGCCTGGATGCACGAGCTGCGCGACGAATACCCgctgcccctcctctccatcccgGGCACCCACAACTCGCCGACATGCCACACGGCACTGCCTTCGGTGCGCTGtcaggccgtcggcgtccgcgagcagctcgacaaCGGCGTGCGCTTCCTCGATATCCGCGTCTCGGTCGCCACGGATaacgacgacctcgccctcgtccacTCCGCCTTCCCCATCTCCCTGACCGGTAACAAGTACTTCGCAGACATGCTCGCCGACATCTACGCCTACCTCGACGCGAACCCCTCGGAGACCGTTCTCATGTCAGTCAAACGCGAGGGTACCGGCAAAGGCACCGATGAGCAGCTGAGCCACTACCTGCGCGAACGCTACGTCGGCCGCGACGCCCATCGCTGGTTCGTTGAGCCGCGCATCCCTCGCCTCGGCGACTGTCGTGGCCGCATCGTGCTGATCCGTCGCTTCGGCCTTGACGAGCCCCTGCGCGGCGAGCATGACGGCAAGGGTTGGGCCATCGACGCCCAGCACTGGCCCGACAACTGCGAGGACGgcaccgtcggcggcgggctcctCCGCGTCCAGGACTTTTACGAGATCGACCAGTCCACCAATATTGAGAAGAAGATCAACTTCTCTCACGGCCAGCTCGAGCGTGCCGCTGAGCAGCTCTTCCATCTCCCCGACATGCCTGACTTCAACGCTGACGCCCCGCCCAACCCATTCTTCATCAACTTTCTGACTGCGAGCAACTTCTTCAACGCGACCTGCTGGCCGGAGCGAATCGCCGCCAAGGTGAATCCCGCCGTGATCGAGTATCTGTGCATGAGGCACGGCGAGCCGGGCAAGGGCCCCCATCAACTAAatgtcggcgatgcggcAACGGGTGTCATTGTTACAGATTGGGTTGGCGCGCACGGCGATTGGGACTTGATCAGGTGCATTGTCGGTATGAACGCCCGCTTGCAGCTTAAGCACTAG